The proteins below are encoded in one region of Polypterus senegalus isolate Bchr_013 chromosome 2, ASM1683550v1, whole genome shotgun sequence:
- the ing1 gene encoding inhibitor of growth protein 1 isoform X2: MMAVDWALLFGGQEILKELDENYEKHKKETDPVQKKRLQHLIQRALIRSQELGDEKIQIVSQMVELVENRTRQVDSHIELFETNPEPSESMITPGKTSQEKCRNENSNTTEKPSNKRSRRQRNNENRENASNNHDHSEEITAGTPKEKKPKTSKKKKRSKAKAEREASPADLPIDPNEPTYCLCNQVSYGEMIGCDNDECPIEWFHFSCVALNHKPKGKWYCPKCRGENEKTMDKALEKSKKERAYNR, translated from the coding sequence agaTTTTAAAAGAATTGGACGAAAATTACGAGAAACACAAAAAGGAGACGGACCCGGTGCAGAAGAAAAGGTTGCAACACCTCATCCAGAGGGCTTTGATCCGCAGCCAAGAACTTGGGGACGAGAAGATTCAGATAGTGAGTCAGATGGTGGAGCTGGTAGAAAACCGAACCAGACAAGTAGACAGTCACATAGAACTGTTCGAGACCAATCCAGAACCCAGCGAGAGCATGATCACGCCCGGCAAAACCAGTCAAGAGAAATGTCGAAACGAGAACAGCAACACCACTGAGAAGCCCAGCAATAAGCGATCGAGACGACAGAGGAACAACGAGAACCGGGAAAACGCATCCAATAATCACGACCACAGCGAGGAGATCACAGCTGGCACGCCCAAGGAGAAAAAACCCAAAACCTCCAAGAAAAAGAAGCGTTCCAAAGCGAAGGCGGAGAGGGAGGCCTCTCCGGCAGACCTGCCCATCGACCCCAACGAGCCCACTTACTGTTTGTGCAACCAGGTGTCATACGGGGAGATGATCGGTTGTGACAACGACGAGTGCCCCATCGAGTGGTTTCACTTTTCGTGCGTGGCACTTAATCACAAGCCCAAAGGGAAGTGGTACTGCCCCAAGTGTAGGGGAGAGAATGAGAAAACGATGGACAAAGCTCTGGAGAAGTCAAAAAAAGAGAGAGCGTACAACAGGTAG